CGTCACGACCGTTCCCGAGGAGAAGCTGCGGGCCGCCCGCGGCGAAGGTGCGCGGGACAGCGACGTCGGCGAGCGCCCCCACAGGCTGCGGGACTCACGGCTCAAGGCGGCCGTACTCGATAGCACGCTAGTGTGTGTCGGCGTCGGCGCCGCCATCTGGGCCTACCTCATCTACCTGTTCTCGACTCAGCCGTTCATGGACGTCCTCGACATCAACGTCCTCATCACGGCGATGTTCGGCCTGGGCTTTCTGGCGCACATGTCGCTGCGAAGCTACATCGACGTCTTCCACGAGGCGATCCGCGGTGCCAGCCAGATCATCATCCAGTTTCAGTTCTACGGCGGGATCATGGGGATCATGGTGTTCTCGGGACTGGTCGAGCTGATCGCGACCACGGCCGCCCAGTACGCCACCGATACCACCTGGTACGCGCTCGTGTTCGTCTCCGGCGGGATCGTCAACTTCTTCGTCCCCTCTGGCGGCGGGCAGTGGGTCGTGATGGGCGAGATCTACGCCTCCGCGACCCAGTCGATCGAGGGCACGCAGATGAACTACATGATGATCGCGTTCGCCATGGGCGACCAGTGGACGAACATGATCCAGCCGTTCTGGGCGATCCCGGTGCTCGGTATCGCCGGACTAACGATCCGTGATATGATGGGGTACGTCGCCGTGTTGTTCGTCTTCGCCGGAATCGTGATGGGAACTGGTGCGATCATGATCGGAGTGCTCGGGTGATCACGATGGCGGAAGATCCTACCACGGCCGAGGACGAACGAGCCGTCAACGCCGACGGCGAGGCCGAGGACGCCCTCCGAACCGCGTTCGTCCCGACCTTCGGGAAGTACTTCCCCGAGTCGCTGGTCGGTGCGCTCGGGCTGGTCGTCCTCGCACTCGTCGCTACCGTCCCCGAGCTCGAGCCGACGACCCAGCTCGAGCTGCTCGGCGGGGGGTTCTACGTCTACGACCTGTTCGCGTTGCACATGCTGTTGCTCCTCTACTGGATTCTCAGCGCTGCAGCCGTCGAGTCCCCACGGGTCGGCGCCGCCTTCGATCGTCTCGCGACCCTGCTGCCGACGAGCCAGGCCGGCGTGATCTACGCGACCGCAGTGGTCTCGCTCGCGCTCGGGTGGCTCAACTGGGCGTTCGGCCTGATCGGCGGCATTCTGCTTGGCCAGCGGCTCTGCCAGCGCGCCCACGAGGACGGCGTCGCGGTTCACTACCCGTCCGTGCTGACGGGCGGGCTGCTGGCGCTGGTCGTGGCCAACCAGGGCCCGTCGAGCCTCGGCGCGCTGATCGCGGCCGACGACACCGGGCTGGCGAACTTCATGGTCGACGACGTCGGGACGGTCGGGATGAGCGAGTTCCTCAGCCATCCCGCGAACGTCGCCCCGACGCTGCTGTTCGTGCTGACGCTACCGCTCTTGTTGGTCTGGCTGGCGCCCGACGACGAGGACGCGATCGACTCGCTCGAGGATCGGGACCGCGTCCTCGAGGGCTCGATCGCCGAGACCCTCGACCACTACGCGCCCGTTCGCGACCCCGTCGACTGGGAACCCGGGGATCGCCTTGAGAACGCCGAGTCGCTCACCTGGATCATCGTCGCGATCGGGATCGCCTCGCTGGGGTGGCACTTCGGGACCGGCGGGGCGTTGACCCTGCCCTGGCTGGCGTTCGGGCTGGTCGTCGTCGGGCTCGCGGTGCAGGGGCCGCCGATGGCGTTCCGCGAGAAGACCGAGGACGCGACCCGGTGGGCCAACCACATGGCGATCCCGTTCCTGCTGTACGCGGCGACGTTCGCGCTGTTGATGGAGGCGGAGCTGTACGCGCCGCTGGGTGAGGCGCTGGCGGCGACCGGGCTGCCGTCCGTCGGCGCCTACGTCGTCGCGTTCGCGCTCGGCCTGCTGGTGCCCGATCCCGGCTCCCTCTGGCTGCTCCAGGGGCCCGCGGTGGCGGCCGCGGGCATCGAGGAGGTCCCCGCACTGGTGGCGACGATGTACGGCGCCGGCGTCTCGAACCTCTGGCTCGCGTTCCTCTTCGCCAGCGTGCTCTCGATCTACGGCTTCGACTGGCGGGAGTTCGCGACCTACGCCGCCGCCGTCACGGCGTACGTCTCGGTCGTCGTGGTGGGGCTCCTGCTCGTCTTCTGACCGGGAGCCGTCCGTAACGCCTTATCACCGAGAGGCACAACGGGAGCGCATGACACGCGATATCCTGGTCGCCGGCGAGACGCTGATCGACTTCCTGCCCGAGCGACCGGGTCCGATCTCGACCGTCGAGGGGTTCGAGCGACGCGCCGGCGGCGCGCCCGCGAACGTCGCCGTCGCGCTCGCGCGCCTCGAGCGGACGCCACTGTTCTGGACCCGTGTCGGCGAGGACCCGTTCGGTCGCTATCTCGTTGAGACCCTCGCTGACCACGGACTGCCCGAGCGGTTCATCGATCGCGACCCCGACGCGAAGACGACACTCGCCTTCGTCACCCACGACGAGACGGGCGACCGCGAGTTCTCCTTCTACCGCGACGACACCGCCGATACCCGCCTCGAGCCGGGTCGGATCGACGACGCCGTGCTGGCGGACCTCGAGTGGGTCCACGCGGGCGGAGTCGCGCTCTCGACGGGGTCCTCGCGGGAGGCGACGCTGGACCTGCTCGAGCGGGCCGACGCTGCCGGCTGTACCGTCTCGTTCGACCCGAACGCCAGGCCCGAGCTGTGGCCCGACGACGACGTCTTCCGTGCGGTCGTTCGGCGGGCGCTCGACCACGTCGACGTGCTGAAAGCCGCCGAGGAGGAGCTCGCGGCACTCGGGTTCGCGGGCGAGGACGTCGAGGCGACGGCCAGGGACGTCCTCGCGATCGAGGGGGGGCCGTCGACCGTGCTGGCGACGCGGGGCGGGGAGGGAGCCCTCGCAGTCGCCGGCGACGACGCGCCGTGGTCGGGGACCGCCAGCCACCCCGGCTACGAGGCCGACGTCGTCGACACGACGGGGGCGGGCGACGCGTTCCTCGCCGGAGCGATCGCGGCGCTGTCGGAGGGACGGGCGCTTGAAGACGTCCTGGCGTTCGCCAACGCCGTCGGCGCGGCGGCGACGACGGCTCCGGGCGCGATGACGGCGCTGCCGGACCGGGAGGCGGTCGGGGAGTTCGGAGGCGAGTGATTAGGGATCCCGGTCGAACGTGAACAGACGGACGTTACAGTCCGGGCAGAACAGCTTCTCGGCGGGCAGTGACCCGATCGGCGTCACCTCGCCACAGCAGGTCGACTGCGTGATCTCGAGGGGGCCGTCACAGAGCGGACACGCCTCGAGCAGCGAGCGCAGCGGTTTCCCTGCCGCACGGCGGATCGCGGGGTCGTCGACCCGCGACTCGAGGGCGCGTGCGGCGCCGAGTTCGGCGACCGCGATCTCCCGGCGGAGGGTGACGATCCCGCCGTCCTCGCCTTGCAAGACGAGGTAGGACCGGCCGAAGCTGCTGCCGACCCGGGCCTTGGTCTCCGGAGCCGTATGGCGGTCCGCGATCGCGGCCAGCGCCTCGAGATCGCGGTCGCGAAGCGCCCGGATCTCCTCGCGCCAGTCGGCCCTGAACCCGTCCCCGAGGCGGAGCTCCTCGCCGTCGGGAACGACGACGTCGGCCTCGATCAGCGCCGCGAGGACATCCTCGCCTGAAACCGCCTCGTCGGCGTCCGGGGCGTCCTCGGCTGCCGGCACGCCCGAGAGCGAGCCGGGCTCGTCGTCGTCGTGAGGATCGAGTGAGAGCGCCGCGGTCAGCCGCGGGGCGAAGCGCGGGGTGTAGGGGACGACGTAGCCGCGGGCGCCGATGGAGGCGAGGCCGACGACGCCGACCGCGACGGCAAGCAGCCGGCGCCGGGCGAGCGCGAGCGCGGCGACGGCGACCGCGACCAGCGCGCCGTTGGTGATCGTACAGGGCCAACACCGGTTCGGTCCGGTGTACTCCGGGCGACGAATCCGCTCGAGAAGGCGACTCATACGGTCGCGTTTCCACCCGACCGCCTTCAGTGTAGCGCCAAAAGGAGTCTTTTTTACAATTCCTGTAGTACCTCGGTGCTATGCGACGACGCGTCACAGGTTCCGGAGCGTTCGGTCGATCGGTGATCGGTGGATGAACCCGGACGAGCTCGCGGCGACGCTCGAGGAGGCGGGGCTCTCGCCGTACCAGGCCGACGCCTTCGTCACGTTGCTCGAGCGCGGCTCGGCCTCCGCGACCGACGTCGCACAGGCGAGCTCGGTCCCCGACCCGCGGATCTACGACGTCCTGCGGGGGCTCGAGGAGCGAGGGTACGTCGAGACCTACGAGCAGGGGAGTCTCCAGGCCAGAGCCCGAGACCCGGCGGAGGTCCTCGAGGATCTCCGCTCGCGGGCGGACCGGCTCGAGGACGCGGCCGACGAGATCGAGGCGCGCTGGACCCGCCCCGACATCGAGGACCACGCCGTCAGCATCGTCAAGCGGTTCGACACCGTCCTCGCCAGGGCCGACGAGCTCGTCAGGTCGGCCGACCACCAGGTCCAGATCGGGCTCACGCCCGCGCAGTTCGACGCGCTCGAGGACGCCCTCGGGGTCGCTCGCGAGGGCGGCGCCGACGTGAAGCTGTGTCTGTTTCCCGAGACGGCCACCGAGCCGTCGCTGCCGTCGACCGATCGTCTCGCCGCGGCCTGTACCGAAGCCCGGTACCGTCACATCCCCGCCCCGTTCGTGGCGCTGGTCGATCGCGCCTGGAGCTGTTTCGCGCCGAACGAACACTCCGCGAACGAGTACGGCGTCCTTGTCAACGATCGGACCCACGCGTACGTCTTCTACTGGTACTTCAGCACCTGTCTGTGGGACGTCTACGAACCGGTCTACTCGGCCCGCGACGAACGGCTCCCGAGGACGTACGTCGACATCCGGGAGGCGCTTCGCCGGATCGAGCCGCTTCTGGCGGAAGGAAAACAGGTCGAAGTCACCGTCGAGGGGTTCGAGACCGACTCCGGCCGTGAGACGACAGTCTCCGGAACGGTGACCGACGTCGGCTACACCGGTCAGTCGAACACAGAGGGGGAGTCGGTCCCGATCGCACAGTTCGCGGGTAAGGCCGCGGTCACGCTCGAGAGCGACGGCCGTACACGGACGGTCGGAGGATGGGGTGCGATCGTTGAGGACGTCGAGGCAGTTCGGATCACGCTCGAGGCGGCCGTCTGAAGGCTCGTCTCTCCTCGGGTACACGCCCAGAACCGTCCGTTCGAAGAGCGACGGCGGCTTGTTGTCCGGCCGGGGTGAAAGAAGTTAACTACATCCGTTGTACCCAACCCAGCAATTATAAATAGATACAATTCAATATCCCAGTTCATGAGTGACAGATATTCACGGGGGCGTACCAACGACGAATCCAGCGTCTCGCGGCGTACCTTCGTCGCCGCAGCCGGAGCGACCGGCGCGACGGCCAGCCTGGCCGGCTGTATCTACGGCGACGGCGACGACGGCGACGGCGACGTCGTCATCGCGATGGGGTCGACTACCATCGACGACGTCGAGGACGGGATGCCGGACCTGCTCTACGAGAACGGGCTCGACGAGGACATCGAGATCAGCTTCAGTTCCCAGTCCGACGACACCGGCGACCAGCGCGACACCTACTCGCAGCTGATCGAGGCCGGCGAGTCCGAGCCGGACCTCATGATGTGTGACACCGGCTGGACGAACGTCCTCATCGAGAACGGCTACCTCGCGAACCTCTCGGAGGAGCTCGACGACGAGACCCTGGAGCTCATCGACGAGGAGTACTTCGAGGCGTTCGTCGACACCGCCCGCGATCCCGAGAGCGGCGATCTGATGGCGCTGCCGCTGTTCCCGGACTACGGCTGCCTGTACTACAACAAGAACTACGCCCGCGAGGCCGGCTACGACGATGACGACTTCGAGGAGTGGGCGACCGAGCCGATGAGCTGGGAGGAGTGGGCCGAGCTGACCGAGGAGATGCTCGAGGCCTCCGACGCCGAGGCCGGACTCGCGACCCAGTTCGACATCTACGAGGGGACCTCCTGCTGTAGCTTCAACGAGGTCATGACCTCCTGGGGCGGCGCGTACTTCGGCGGCGAGGAGAACCTCGGCGGCCCCGTCGGCGACCGACCCGTCACCGTCGACGAGGAGGAGTTCATCGACTCCCTTGCGATGATGCGGACGTTCGTCGCCGACGAACACGACGACGACACTCTCGACGAGTTCCCGACGGGGATCGCCCCGACGGACATCACCTCCTGGGACGAGGAGGGGGCCCGCGAGCCGTTCTCCTCGGGCCAGACCGCAATGTTACGCAACTGGCCATACATCGTTCCCGGAACGCTCGACGACGACGACTACCCGTTCGACGACGAGAACGACCTCGGTGCGATGCCGATCCCGTACGCGGTCGAGGAAGACGAGGCCGCCCAGCCCGGCGCGGGCGGTACCACGTCCGCACAGGGCGGCTGGCACATCGGCCTCAACCCCAACTCCGAGCGCACGGAGGAAGCGGTGCAGGTCATGCAGGCAATGACCGAGGACGACTTCAACCTCGGCATGCTCGAGGTCGTCGCCTGGCTGCCGCCAAAGCCCGACCTGTTCGACGACGAAGAGGCGACCGATCCCGACGACGTCGGGCCGATCGGTCACTACATGGAGACGCTGCGGGTCGCCGGCGAGAACGCGATGCCACGTCCCGTTACCGAGCAGTGGCCGTCGCAGGCCGAGATCATCGCCGAGCAGGTCAACCAGGCAGTCGCCGGCGACCAGAGTCCAGAAGACACCGCGGCTGATCTCCAGGACGCGCTCGAAGACAGCGAATCGTAAGGATGAGCACTGAACAAGATTCGGACACCGCAGCCCGAGAGTCGAGGCGCTCGGGGCCGCTGGTGACGGTCACGCGGTGGCTGGAAAACCTCGGCGAAACCGCCTTCGCCTACCTGCTGTTGACTCCCGTCTTCGTCATCCTGGGAGCGATCGCGCTCTACCCGCTGTTGCGAACGTTCGAGCTATCGATGTACATCAACGTCCTCGGCACCGGCGATCCGGAGTTCGTCGGTCTCCAGAACTACGTCGACATGTTCACCGGCGAGCGCGATCCGGACTTCCCCGGCTCGACGACGTTCCTGCCGGACGTGAGCACGAGTTCGAGCTTCCCGTTCGTCCACGTCAGCGGCTGGTTCCGTAGCGCGCTGATCGTAACGCTCGTCTTTACCGTCGTGAGCGTCTTCTTCGAGACGATCATCGGGTTCGGTCAGGCGCTGATCCTCGACCAGGAGTTCCGCGGCCGGCGGCTCGTCCGCGTCGCGATCATCATCCCGTGGGCCGTGCCGCTTGTCATCCAGGGGATGATCTTCTACCTGATGTTCCATCCGAGCACCGGGTTCCTCACGGAGTACCTGGCGAACATCGGAATCCTCGAACCGACGAATACGCTCAACGATCCGTTGAGCGCCCTGATCATCGTTACCGTCGCCGACATCTGGAAGACGACCGCGTTTATGGCCCTGCTGATACTTGCGGGGCTCCAGAGCGTCGACCGCAGTCTCTACGACGTCGCGAAGGTCGCCGGCGCGAGCCGCTGGCAGCAGTTCAAGCTGATCACGCTGCCGCTTGTCCTGCCGGCCGTCGCTATCGCCGTGCTGTTCCGGACGATCGACGCAATGCGGGTCTACGGCCTGATCGACATCGCCTCGAGCTGTACGGTCGTCCCGTCGCTGTCGTGTATGGTCGTCGAAACGTTCAACACGAACCGCGGACTCGCCTCCGCGATCGCGTTCGTGACGGCGGGGATCATCGGGATCCTCGCGATGATCGTCATCTACAGGCAGTACAAGGAGGGATTCTAACATGGCTACGACAACCGACCAATCGTCCGACTCCTCGGACTCCGACAAGGGCGTCCTCGCACAGTGGACCCAGGGCGTCATCGGAGACGACGAGAAACGCAGCCGCCTCTACCGGGCGCTGTTTTACGTCGCGTGTGGCTTTTTCCTCGTGACGACACTGTTCCCGTTCTACTGGCTCCTGGTGCTTGCGCTGACGCCGAACAGCCAGATCCTGACCGGTGACTGGTCGCTTCCGGTTATCGGACTCGAGTTCCCACACCCACAGGGGTTCAACCCCCAGGCGTTCGTCGAGGTGTTCCAGCAGATCCCGTTCCACCTCTACGTGTTCAACAGCTTCGTCCTCGCGACGATCACGACCATCATCGTGTTGCTAGTCGCGAGTCTCGCGGGCTACGTCTTCGGGCGACTCGAGTTCCCCGGGAAAGGACCGCTCATGCTCGCCGTGTTGATGGTGTCGTACTTCCCGCCGGCAGCGTTTCTGATCCCGCTGTTCGACGCGTTCCTCGGGAACGCCGTCGTGATCCCGTTCCTCGGGATCGAGCTGTTCCAGCCGCCGCGGTTGGTGAACACACCGGGATCGATGATCCTTCCCTTTAGCGCGCTGTTCATGCCGCTGGCGATCTTCATCCTCACCACCTTCTACGCACAGATCCCCGACGGGCTAGAGGACGCGGCCCGGGTCGAGGGGACGACTCGGCTGGGCGCGCTGTTCCGGGTCATCATGCCCCTGTCGGCACCCGGCGTCGCGACGGCGGCCGTCCTGACGTTCATCGCGGTCTACAACGAGTACTTCTTCAGCTCGATCATGGCCCTGGAGAACGTCCCAGAGAACTGGTCGCCGCTGGTGGGCGGGATCCTGAGCTACCAGGACCAGTATACGACCGACTTCAACCTCATGGCGGCAGCGAGCATCGTCGGGGTTATCCCGATCCTGATCCTCGTGGTCGTCGCACAGGAACGTATCGTGAGCGGACTAACTGCGGGAGGACTCAAGGAATAACATGGCACGCGTATCACTCAGCAACGTCACGAAACGCTACGAGGACGTCGTCGCGGTCGACGACATGAACCTCGAAATCGAGGACGGAGAGTTCGTCTGTTTCGTCGGGCCCTCGGGCTGTGGCAAGTCGACGACGATGGAGACGATCGCCGGCCTGACGAAACCGACGGAGGGGACGATCCGGATCGGCGACGCCGACGTCACGACGCTGCCGCCGAAAGACCGGGGCGTGTCGATGGTCTTCCAGAACATCGCCCTCTTTCCCCACATGGACGTCTACGAGAATATCTCGTTCGGGCTGCGGCTGCGGAAGTACGACCAGGACGAGATCGATCGTCGGGTCGACAACGCCGCCGAGATCGTCCAGCTCGAGGGGATGCTCGACCGCGAACCCAACGAGCTCTCGGGCGGCCAGCAACAGCGGGTGGCGATCGCCCGCGCGATCGTCCGCGATCCGGACGTCTTCCTGATGGACGAGCCGCTGGCGAACCTGGACGCGAAGCTGCGGGTTCACATGCGGACCGAGCTCCAGCGTCTGCACAAGCAGCTGGATACGACGATTATCTACGTCACTCACGACCAGGCCGAGGCGATGACGATGTCCGACCGGATCGCTGTCCTCAACGCGGGCCAGCTCCAACAGATCGATCCGCCGCTTGTCTGTTACAACGAGCCCGCGAACCTCTTTGTCGCCGGCTTCATCGGCTCGCCCTCGATGAACTTCACCGAGGGCGAGCTCGTCGACGGCGGGCTCACCACCGAACACTACGATCTCGAGTTCGACACGACCGAGCTCGGCGTCAGTCCCGGCGAGGAGATCACGGCCGGGATCCGTCCGGAGGACATCCATCTCACCAGAAACTCCGAGGCCGTCGACCACCCCTCCGAGGTGATCGAGGCGACGACGGACGTCCTCGAGCCAATGGGCGACGAGATTTTCGTCTACCTCTCGCTCGACGGCTCGAGCGGGTCCTCGATGACCAGCGACGAGGCCGCCGGCGCCGCCAACCAGCTGCTGATGAGCGTCGATCCCGACACCGATATCGAGGCCGACGAATCCGTCTCGATCGTCCTCGATCGCTCGAAGATCCACCTCTTCGACACCGGGTCGGGCGACGCGCTCGCACACGGCGTCGTCGACCTCTCCGAGTCCGAACGAACGAGAGCGGCGGCCGAATCGAGGGGACAGCATGAGTAGCCTCGTTCCCGTGGTCTACTACGGGGGGTTTCTCGTGTTGTTCTTCTTCTGGATCTACGGGATCGTCTCGTTCGGTCTGGACGTAAAGAACAAGATCGTTCCCGGAATCAAACAGTACCGCCGCGGACGCAAGCGCCAGAAGGCAAAGCAAGAACGCGACGAGGAGCAAGACGAGCGAGAACAGCAGCTGTACTGAGCGGGTGGCGACCCGTCGTGGACGGCCGACCGCTTTCGATCGCCCGTCCCGAGCGTCGCTGTTTTCGGCGAACTTCGTCTATAGGCCGTCTACCTGCAGTAGACGGGAGATGCTCCACCTGGATTTATGGAGTCTCGTGACGACCGTTCGGTCGTATGGATATCGGCGTTCACACCCCACCGCTCGCTGACGAATCGCTCGAGGGCGCCCTGGCGTACCTCTCTGATATCGGCGTCGACGCGATCGAACCCGGGGTCGGCGGCTTCCCCGGTGACGACCACCTCGTTCGGGAGGAGTATCTCGACGACGAGGACGCCCAGCTCGAACTCGAGGAACTGCTCTCGGAGTTCGAGATGCACGTGAGCGCGCTCGCGATCCACAACAATCCGCTCCATCCCGACGAAAAGCGGGCCGAGGAGGCCGACACCGAACTCCGCGAGGCGATCGAGCTCGCCGACCAGCTCGACGTCAACACGGTGACCTGTTTCTCCGGACTGCCGGCGGGCGGCCCCGACGACGAGGTGCCGAACTGGATCACGGCCCCCTGGCCGACCGAGCACGCCGACGCCCACGACTACCAGTGGGAGGTGGCCGTCGACTACTGGTCGGACCTCGCGGCGTACGCCGACGACCACGGCGTCGACCTCGCGATCGAGATGCACCCGAACATGCTCGTCTACGAGCCACACGGGATGGCGAAGCTCCGTGAGGAGACCGGCGAGCGCGTCGGCGCGAACTTCGACCCCTCCCACCTGTACTGGCAGGACATCTCAATCACTGACGCGATTCGGTATCTCGGCGAGCGCGACGCGATCCATCACTTCCACGCCAAGGACACGAAGGTCTACGAGGAGCAGGCCCGCGAGAAGGGCGTCCTCGACACGACGGCGTACGACGACGAACCCAACCGCTCGTGGCTGTTCCGCTCGGTGGGGTACGGTCACGGCGAGGAACACTGGAAGGACGTCGTCTCGACGCTACGGATGGTCGGCTACGACGGCACCCTGAGCATCGAACACGAGGACTCGCTGACCAGCTCCCGCGAAGGGTTAGAGAAAGCCGTCGAAATTCTCGAACGGGCGATCTTCCGCGAACAGCCCGGCGAGGCGTACTGGGCCGAGTAGCCCCCGTTGCTGCGGAACGACGGGAGAGCCGTCCGGGCGACGACGCCGTCTCCGCGGATCCACCCATTGTCGTTCGCGCACAGGCCTTATCCGCCGTGCAGATGTTGTGTGGATATGAGTGAGCGGAGCGCGTCCGAGATGGCGTTCTGGGACGATGCGGCCGAAGACGAGGCCCATCAGCGGTATCGAACGCTTCTCCACACGATCGGCGACGGGATCTTTCAGCTCGACGTCGAGGGTCGCTTCGTCGCGGTGAACGACGTTCTCAGCGAGTTGACGGGGTACGAGTACGACGAACTTCTGGGCGAACGGATCGCCGACGTCCTCGAGACCGACGGCTCGGCGGTCGAGCGCGAAATAGCGCGACTCCGGACGAACCCAGCCCAACAGAGCGAGCTTCTCGAGGTCCCCGTCCGGACCGCCGGCGAGAACCTGGTACTCTGTGAGATCCGAGTAAACCCGTTCGCCGAAGACGAGTCCCTTCGGGGCGCCGTCGGAACAGTCCGTGAGATTGCCGGCCGGAACCGAACGGAGCTGGATTGGCGCCGGCAACACCGCGAGTTCGAGTACGAAGGAGAGGGTTACGAGATAACGCGCGACCTGCAGGAGAGCGAGGAACGATTGCGTCTCGCGCTTCAGGCCGGGGATCTGGGCATGTGGGAGCTCGATCTCCAGACTCGGGATTCGCCCGTCCGTTCCCCCCAGCACGATCGGATCTTCGGCTACGAAGAGCCCCGCGAGGAGTGGAGCTTCGAAACCTTTCTCGAGCACGTCCACCCGGACGATCGCGAGTTCGTCGAGCGCAGTTTCGAGGACGCCTTCGAGACGGGGACGTGGGAGTTCGACTGTCGGATCGTCCGAACCGACGGCGAGCAGCGGTGGATTGCGGCCCAGGGCGAGTTCTACTACAACACCGACGGCGAGCCGGTTCGTGCGATCGGAGTCGTAGAGGACGTCACCGAGCAAAAGGAGAACGCGAAGTACCTCGAAGACGCGAAGTCACAGCTCGAGGCCGCGACCGAAGCCGGCGCCGTCGGCACGTGGGAGTGGGACGTTCCCGAGGATCGGATGGTCGTCGGCGCGTCGTTCGCCGATCAGTTCGGAGTCGACCCCGACGCCGCCCGCGAGGGCGTTTCGCTCGAGAATTTCATCTCCTC
This genomic window from Natronococcus occultus SP4 contains:
- a CDS encoding short-chain fatty acid transporter, whose amino-acid sequence is MSTIGSGEKVGRFFTQLGDVASRLIKRYLPDAFIFALLLTLLTMVIAVVVTDEGPVGVATHWGEGFWEVITFSTQASLALLTGWALADSPPIKRGLRRIASIPSSQTQAIFVVALCGQLFGLFHWGVVLVAGAILAREVGIAMAEKGIDVHYPLLVAAAYAGLLPWHQGLSGAALLLVATDGHFAEETMGVIPVSETIFHPINLVMIAAIVAVVVVLMPLMAPDRENVTTVPEEKLRAARGEGARDSDVGERPHRLRDSRLKAAVLDSTLVCVGVGAAIWAYLIYLFSTQPFMDVLDINVLITAMFGLGFLAHMSLRSYIDVFHEAIRGASQIIIQFQFYGGIMGIMVFSGLVELIATTAAQYATDTTWYALVFVSGGIVNFFVPSGGGQWVVMGEIYASATQSIEGTQMNYMMIAFAMGDQWTNMIQPFWAIPVLGIAGLTIRDMMGYVAVLFVFAGIVMGTGAIMIGVLG
- a CDS encoding TrmB family transcriptional regulator, whose protein sequence is MNPDELAATLEEAGLSPYQADAFVTLLERGSASATDVAQASSVPDPRIYDVLRGLEERGYVETYEQGSLQARARDPAEVLEDLRSRADRLEDAADEIEARWTRPDIEDHAVSIVKRFDTVLARADELVRSADHQVQIGLTPAQFDALEDALGVAREGGADVKLCLFPETATEPSLPSTDRLAAACTEARYRHIPAPFVALVDRAWSCFAPNEHSANEYGVLVNDRTHAYVFYWYFSTCLWDVYEPVYSARDERLPRTYVDIREALRRIEPLLAEGKQVEVTVEGFETDSGRETTVSGTVTDVGYTGQSNTEGESVPIAQFAGKAAVTLESDGRTRTVGGWGAIVEDVEAVRITLEAAV
- a CDS encoding carbohydrate kinase family protein, which produces MTRDILVAGETLIDFLPERPGPISTVEGFERRAGGAPANVAVALARLERTPLFWTRVGEDPFGRYLVETLADHGLPERFIDRDPDAKTTLAFVTHDETGDREFSFYRDDTADTRLEPGRIDDAVLADLEWVHAGGVALSTGSSREATLDLLERADAAGCTVSFDPNARPELWPDDDVFRAVVRRALDHVDVLKAAEEELAALGFAGEDVEATARDVLAIEGGPSTVLATRGGEGALAVAGDDAPWSGTASHPGYEADVVDTTGAGDAFLAGAIAALSEGRALEDVLAFANAVGAAATTAPGAMTALPDREAVGEFGGE
- a CDS encoding TIGR00366 family protein, with protein sequence MAEDPTTAEDERAVNADGEAEDALRTAFVPTFGKYFPESLVGALGLVVLALVATVPELEPTTQLELLGGGFYVYDLFALHMLLLLYWILSAAAVESPRVGAAFDRLATLLPTSQAGVIYATAVVSLALGWLNWAFGLIGGILLGQRLCQRAHEDGVAVHYPSVLTGGLLALVVANQGPSSLGALIAADDTGLANFMVDDVGTVGMSEFLSHPANVAPTLLFVLTLPLLLVWLAPDDEDAIDSLEDRDRVLEGSIAETLDHYAPVRDPVDWEPGDRLENAESLTWIIVAIGIASLGWHFGTGGALTLPWLAFGLVVVGLAVQGPPMAFREKTEDATRWANHMAIPFLLYAATFALLMEAELYAPLGEALAATGLPSVGAYVVAFALGLLVPDPGSLWLLQGPAVAAAGIEEVPALVATMYGAGVSNLWLAFLFASVLSIYGFDWREFATYAAAVTAYVSVVVVGLLLVF
- a CDS encoding carbohydrate ABC transporter permease, with translation MATTTDQSSDSSDSDKGVLAQWTQGVIGDDEKRSRLYRALFYVACGFFLVTTLFPFYWLLVLALTPNSQILTGDWSLPVIGLEFPHPQGFNPQAFVEVFQQIPFHLYVFNSFVLATITTIIVLLVASLAGYVFGRLEFPGKGPLMLAVLMVSYFPPAAFLIPLFDAFLGNAVVIPFLGIELFQPPRLVNTPGSMILPFSALFMPLAIFILTTFYAQIPDGLEDAARVEGTTRLGALFRVIMPLSAPGVATAAVLTFIAVYNEYFFSSIMALENVPENWSPLVGGILSYQDQYTTDFNLMAAASIVGVIPILILVVVAQERIVSGLTAGGLKE
- a CDS encoding extracellular solute-binding protein, with amino-acid sequence MSDRYSRGRTNDESSVSRRTFVAAAGATGATASLAGCIYGDGDDGDGDVVIAMGSTTIDDVEDGMPDLLYENGLDEDIEISFSSQSDDTGDQRDTYSQLIEAGESEPDLMMCDTGWTNVLIENGYLANLSEELDDETLELIDEEYFEAFVDTARDPESGDLMALPLFPDYGCLYYNKNYAREAGYDDDDFEEWATEPMSWEEWAELTEEMLEASDAEAGLATQFDIYEGTSCCSFNEVMTSWGGAYFGGEENLGGPVGDRPVTVDEEEFIDSLAMMRTFVADEHDDDTLDEFPTGIAPTDITSWDEEGAREPFSSGQTAMLRNWPYIVPGTLDDDDYPFDDENDLGAMPIPYAVEEDEAAQPGAGGTTSAQGGWHIGLNPNSERTEEAVQVMQAMTEDDFNLGMLEVVAWLPPKPDLFDDEEATDPDDVGPIGHYMETLRVAGENAMPRPVTEQWPSQAEIIAEQVNQAVAGDQSPEDTAADLQDALEDSES
- a CDS encoding carbohydrate ABC transporter permease, whose amino-acid sequence is MSTEQDSDTAARESRRSGPLVTVTRWLENLGETAFAYLLLTPVFVILGAIALYPLLRTFELSMYINVLGTGDPEFVGLQNYVDMFTGERDPDFPGSTTFLPDVSTSSSFPFVHVSGWFRSALIVTLVFTVVSVFFETIIGFGQALILDQEFRGRRLVRVAIIIPWAVPLVIQGMIFYLMFHPSTGFLTEYLANIGILEPTNTLNDPLSALIIVTVADIWKTTAFMALLILAGLQSVDRSLYDVAKVAGASRWQQFKLITLPLVLPAVAIAVLFRTIDAMRVYGLIDIASSCTVVPSLSCMVVETFNTNRGLASAIAFVTAGIIGILAMIVIYRQYKEGF